In Chelonia mydas isolate rCheMyd1 chromosome 10, rCheMyd1.pri.v2, whole genome shotgun sequence, a single window of DNA contains:
- the SHC4 gene encoding SHC-transforming protein 4 isoform X13, with protein sequence MGCIEVLQSMRSLDFGTRTQVTREAISRLCEAVSGTNGAIKKRKPPVKFLSSVLGKSNLQFSGMNIKLIISMSSLTLMNVDTQQIIANHHMQSISFASGGDPDTTDYVAYVAKDPVNQRACHILECPNGMAQDVINTIGQAFELRFKQYLKNPSTPITSNESEMMNLDGSAWNIQEKEDHEYYNEIPGKEPPTGGLLDTRIKVQTDQRANCPIQCEKQYCLAGGPKCINIYENCPEENKSVELPEAVQQRATTNLDSACVLPQIQQQLRNEDCYHGKLNRKAAETLLVNDGDFLVRESATSPGQYVLSGLQGGQAKHLLLVDPEGKVRTKDHVFDSVGHLIRYHMENNLPIISSGSEVSLKQPVRKQSNTGHMQYNK encoded by the exons GGAAGCAATAAGCCGACTGTGCGAAGCTGTATCAGGAACAAATGGAGCTATAAAAAAACGGAAG ccTCCAGTTAAATTTCTGTCTTCTGTGCTTGGCAAAAGTAACCTTCAGTTTTCTGGCATGAATATAAAACTGATCATCTCCATGAGCAGCCTTACTTTGATGAATGTTGATACCCAGCAG ATTATTGCCAACCACCACATGCAGTCCATCTCATTTGCCTCTGGAGGTGATCCA gaTACAACAGACTATGTTGCATATGTAGCTAAAGATCCTGTTAATCAGCGAg CATGCCATATATTGGAATGTCCCAACGGAATGGCTCAGGATGTAATAAATACCATAGGGCAGGCTTTTGAGCTCCGATTCAAGCAATACTTGAAGAATCCTTCTACTCCGATTACTTCCAATGAAAG tgaaatgatGAATCTTGATGGATCAGCTTGGAATATACAGGAGAAGGAGGATCATGAATATTACAATGAAATTCCAGGAAAAGAACCTCCTACAGGTGGACTATTAGACACGCGAATAAAAGTGCAAACAGACCAAAGGGCAAACTGTCCCATACAATGTGAAAAGCAATACTGTTTG GCTGGGGGCCCAAAATGCATCAACATATATGAAAACTGTCCAGAAGAAAACAAATCAGTGG AATTGCCAGaagctgttcagcagcgtgccACAACCAACCTGGATAGCGCATGTGTTCTGCCACAAATACAGCAACAGTTAAGGAATGAAGATTGTTACCATGGGAAATTAAACAGGAAAGCAGCAGAGACCCTCTTGGTCAACGATGGGGATTTTTTGGTGCGAGAGAGTGCAACATCACCTGGTCAATATGTATTGAGTGGATTGCAAGGAGGGCAAGCAAAGCATTTACTATTGGTGGATCCTGAAGGCAAG GTGAGAACCAAAGACCACGTATTTGATAGTGTGGGTCATCTTATTCGCTATCACATGGAAAATAATCTGCCAATCATCTCTTCTGGAAGTGAAGTGAGCTTGAAACAGCCAGTGAGAAAACAGAGTAACACAGGACACATGCAATACAACAAATAA
- the SHC4 gene encoding SHC-transforming protein 4 isoform X9, with the protein MTYCVRYMGCIEVLQSMRSLDFGTRTQVTREAISRLCEAVSGTNGAIKKRKPPVKFLSSVLGKSNLQFSGMNIKLIISMSSLTLMNVDTQQIIANHHMQSISFASGGDPDTTDYVAYVAKDPVNQRACHILECPNGMAQDVINTIGQAFELRFKQYLKNPSTPITSNESEMMNLDGSAWNIQEKEDHEYYNEIPGKEPPTGGLLDTRIKVQTDQRANCPIQCEKQYCLAGGPKCINIYENCPEENKSVGNYGERSLTAKKDVSLLKPACKMDLFDDPCYINTQTLQTTAYTARGLASAPIYGSPLCHEKLPEAVQQRATTNLDSACVLPQIQQQLRNEDCYHGKLNRKAAETLLVNDGDFLVRESATSPGQYVLSGLQGGQAKHLLLVDPEGKVRTKDHVFDSVGHLIRYHMENNLPIISSGSEVSLKQPVRKQSNTGHMQYNK; encoded by the exons GGAAGCAATAAGCCGACTGTGCGAAGCTGTATCAGGAACAAATGGAGCTATAAAAAAACGGAAG ccTCCAGTTAAATTTCTGTCTTCTGTGCTTGGCAAAAGTAACCTTCAGTTTTCTGGCATGAATATAAAACTGATCATCTCCATGAGCAGCCTTACTTTGATGAATGTTGATACCCAGCAG ATTATTGCCAACCACCACATGCAGTCCATCTCATTTGCCTCTGGAGGTGATCCA gaTACAACAGACTATGTTGCATATGTAGCTAAAGATCCTGTTAATCAGCGAg CATGCCATATATTGGAATGTCCCAACGGAATGGCTCAGGATGTAATAAATACCATAGGGCAGGCTTTTGAGCTCCGATTCAAGCAATACTTGAAGAATCCTTCTACTCCGATTACTTCCAATGAAAG tgaaatgatGAATCTTGATGGATCAGCTTGGAATATACAGGAGAAGGAGGATCATGAATATTACAATGAAATTCCAGGAAAAGAACCTCCTACAGGTGGACTATTAGACACGCGAATAAAAGTGCAAACAGACCAAAGGGCAAACTGTCCCATACAATGTGAAAAGCAATACTGTTTG GCTGGGGGCCCAAAATGCATCAACATATATGAAAACTGTCCAGAAGAAAACAAATCAGTGG GTAACTATGGTGAAAGATCACTGACGGCAAAAAAAGATGTATCCTTACTGAAACCTGCTTGCAAAATGGATCTTTTTGATGACCCTTGTTACATCAACACTCAGACCCTGCAAACTACAGCCTACACAGCTAGAGGTCTTGCATCAGCCCCGATCTATGGGAGCCCGCTGTGTCATGAGA AATTGCCAGaagctgttcagcagcgtgccACAACCAACCTGGATAGCGCATGTGTTCTGCCACAAATACAGCAACAGTTAAGGAATGAAGATTGTTACCATGGGAAATTAAACAGGAAAGCAGCAGAGACCCTCTTGGTCAACGATGGGGATTTTTTGGTGCGAGAGAGTGCAACATCACCTGGTCAATATGTATTGAGTGGATTGCAAGGAGGGCAAGCAAAGCATTTACTATTGGTGGATCCTGAAGGCAAG GTGAGAACCAAAGACCACGTATTTGATAGTGTGGGTCATCTTATTCGCTATCACATGGAAAATAATCTGCCAATCATCTCTTCTGGAAGTGAAGTGAGCTTGAAACAGCCAGTGAGAAAACAGAGTAACACAGGACACATGCAATACAACAAATAA
- the SHC4 gene encoding SHC-transforming protein 4 isoform X12, translated as MTYCVRYMGCIEVLQSMRSLDFGTRTQVTREAISRLCEAVSGTNGAIKKRKPPVKFLSSVLGKSNLQFSGMNIKLIISMSSLTLMNVDTQQIIANHHMQSISFASGGDPDTTDYVAYVAKDPVNQRACHILECPNGMAQDVINTIGQAFELRFKQYLKNPSTPITSNESEMMNLDGSAWNIQEKEDHEYYNEIPGKEPPTGGLLDTRIKVQTDQRANCPIQCEKQYCLAGGPKCINIYENCPEENKSVELPEAVQQRATTNLDSACVLPQIQQQLRNEDCYHGKLNRKAAETLLVNDGDFLVRESATSPGQYVLSGLQGGQAKHLLLVDPEGKVRTKDHVFDSVGHLIRYHMENNLPIISSGSEVSLKQPVRKQSNTGHMQYNK; from the exons GGAAGCAATAAGCCGACTGTGCGAAGCTGTATCAGGAACAAATGGAGCTATAAAAAAACGGAAG ccTCCAGTTAAATTTCTGTCTTCTGTGCTTGGCAAAAGTAACCTTCAGTTTTCTGGCATGAATATAAAACTGATCATCTCCATGAGCAGCCTTACTTTGATGAATGTTGATACCCAGCAG ATTATTGCCAACCACCACATGCAGTCCATCTCATTTGCCTCTGGAGGTGATCCA gaTACAACAGACTATGTTGCATATGTAGCTAAAGATCCTGTTAATCAGCGAg CATGCCATATATTGGAATGTCCCAACGGAATGGCTCAGGATGTAATAAATACCATAGGGCAGGCTTTTGAGCTCCGATTCAAGCAATACTTGAAGAATCCTTCTACTCCGATTACTTCCAATGAAAG tgaaatgatGAATCTTGATGGATCAGCTTGGAATATACAGGAGAAGGAGGATCATGAATATTACAATGAAATTCCAGGAAAAGAACCTCCTACAGGTGGACTATTAGACACGCGAATAAAAGTGCAAACAGACCAAAGGGCAAACTGTCCCATACAATGTGAAAAGCAATACTGTTTG GCTGGGGGCCCAAAATGCATCAACATATATGAAAACTGTCCAGAAGAAAACAAATCAGTGG AATTGCCAGaagctgttcagcagcgtgccACAACCAACCTGGATAGCGCATGTGTTCTGCCACAAATACAGCAACAGTTAAGGAATGAAGATTGTTACCATGGGAAATTAAACAGGAAAGCAGCAGAGACCCTCTTGGTCAACGATGGGGATTTTTTGGTGCGAGAGAGTGCAACATCACCTGGTCAATATGTATTGAGTGGATTGCAAGGAGGGCAAGCAAAGCATTTACTATTGGTGGATCCTGAAGGCAAG GTGAGAACCAAAGACCACGTATTTGATAGTGTGGGTCATCTTATTCGCTATCACATGGAAAATAATCTGCCAATCATCTCTTCTGGAAGTGAAGTGAGCTTGAAACAGCCAGTGAGAAAACAGAGTAACACAGGACACATGCAATACAACAAATAA
- the SHC4 gene encoding SHC-transforming protein 4 isoform X10, protein MGCIEVLQSMRSLDFGTRTQVTREAISRLCEAVSGTNGAIKKRKPPVKFLSSVLGKSNLQFSGMNIKLIISMSSLTLMNVDTQQIIANHHMQSISFASGGDPDTTDYVAYVAKDPVNQRACHILECPNGMAQDVINTIGQAFELRFKQYLKNPSTPITSNESEMMNLDGSAWNIQEKEDHEYYNEIPGKEPPTGGLLDTRIKVQTDQRANCPIQCEKQYCLAGGPKCINIYENCPEENKSVGNYGERSLTAKKDVSLLKPACKMDLFDDPCYINTQTLQTTAYTARGLASAPIYGSPLCHEKLPEAVQQRATTNLDSACVLPQIQQQLRNEDCYHGKLNRKAAETLLVNDGDFLVRESATSPGQYVLSGLQGGQAKHLLLVDPEGKVRTKDHVFDSVGHLIRYHMENNLPIISSGSEVSLKQPVRKQSNTGHMQYNK, encoded by the exons GGAAGCAATAAGCCGACTGTGCGAAGCTGTATCAGGAACAAATGGAGCTATAAAAAAACGGAAG ccTCCAGTTAAATTTCTGTCTTCTGTGCTTGGCAAAAGTAACCTTCAGTTTTCTGGCATGAATATAAAACTGATCATCTCCATGAGCAGCCTTACTTTGATGAATGTTGATACCCAGCAG ATTATTGCCAACCACCACATGCAGTCCATCTCATTTGCCTCTGGAGGTGATCCA gaTACAACAGACTATGTTGCATATGTAGCTAAAGATCCTGTTAATCAGCGAg CATGCCATATATTGGAATGTCCCAACGGAATGGCTCAGGATGTAATAAATACCATAGGGCAGGCTTTTGAGCTCCGATTCAAGCAATACTTGAAGAATCCTTCTACTCCGATTACTTCCAATGAAAG tgaaatgatGAATCTTGATGGATCAGCTTGGAATATACAGGAGAAGGAGGATCATGAATATTACAATGAAATTCCAGGAAAAGAACCTCCTACAGGTGGACTATTAGACACGCGAATAAAAGTGCAAACAGACCAAAGGGCAAACTGTCCCATACAATGTGAAAAGCAATACTGTTTG GCTGGGGGCCCAAAATGCATCAACATATATGAAAACTGTCCAGAAGAAAACAAATCAGTGG GTAACTATGGTGAAAGATCACTGACGGCAAAAAAAGATGTATCCTTACTGAAACCTGCTTGCAAAATGGATCTTTTTGATGACCCTTGTTACATCAACACTCAGACCCTGCAAACTACAGCCTACACAGCTAGAGGTCTTGCATCAGCCCCGATCTATGGGAGCCCGCTGTGTCATGAGA AATTGCCAGaagctgttcagcagcgtgccACAACCAACCTGGATAGCGCATGTGTTCTGCCACAAATACAGCAACAGTTAAGGAATGAAGATTGTTACCATGGGAAATTAAACAGGAAAGCAGCAGAGACCCTCTTGGTCAACGATGGGGATTTTTTGGTGCGAGAGAGTGCAACATCACCTGGTCAATATGTATTGAGTGGATTGCAAGGAGGGCAAGCAAAGCATTTACTATTGGTGGATCCTGAAGGCAAG GTGAGAACCAAAGACCACGTATTTGATAGTGTGGGTCATCTTATTCGCTATCACATGGAAAATAATCTGCCAATCATCTCTTCTGGAAGTGAAGTGAGCTTGAAACAGCCAGTGAGAAAACAGAGTAACACAGGACACATGCAATACAACAAATAA